ATCGCGGTCGCCGTGCAGCTGATCGTCGACCTCCCCGACCTGGCCTGGGGCCTGACCGTGCCGCAGTGGCCGGGCAACCCGGTCGCCGCGCCCGACTTCGGGCTCGTCGGCGAGGTCAGCCTCTTCGGCGGCTTCGACAAGGTCGGCCTGCTCACGGGCCTGCTGTTCGTCTTCACCGTGCTGCTGTCCTGCTTCTTCGACGCGATGGGCACCATCCTCGGCGTCGGCGACGAGGCCAAGCTGACGAAGCCGGACGGCACCTTCCCCGGCATCAACCGGGTCCTGCTCGTCGACGGCCTGGCCGTCGCCTCGGGCGGCGCGACCTCCTCCTCCGCCACCACCTGCTTCGTGGAGTCCACGGCGGGCGTCGGCGAGGGCGCCCGCACGGGCCTGGCCAACGTGGTGACGGGCGGCCTCTTCGCCGTCTCGCTCTTCCTGACCCCGCTCGCCACGATGGTCCCCTCGCAGGCGGCCACCCCCGCCCTCGTCGCGGTCGGCTTCCTGATCCTGGCGGGCTCCGTCAAGGACATCGACTGGAGCGACTTCACCATCGCCGTCCCGGCCTTCATGGCCATGGTGATGATGCCCTTCACCTACTCGATCACCAACGGCATCGGCATCGGCTTCGTGAGCTTCTGCGTGCTGCGCCTGGCGACGGGCCGGGGCCGTGAGGTCCCGGCCGCCATGTACGCCGTCTCCGCGGTGTTCGTCTTCTACTACGCGATGCCCGCGCTGGGCCTCACGTAAGGCCGTAGAACTTCTCCGTCTCGTCGACGGCGGCCTTGAACCGCTCGTCGAAGTCATCGCGAATGAGCGTCCGGACGACATAGTCCTGGACGCTCATTCCGCGTTTGGCGGCATGGTGCCGGAGCCGTTCCAACAGCTCCCCGTCTATGCGCATGCTCAGCACATGTGTCCCCATGTCCGAAAGGGTCGGGGCAGACGGTGTGGACGCGTGTCACTTTCCGCCGCTTACTCACCCGTACGAGTGATGCGCCCGGCTGACCCGGTTCGAGCGGCGGGGCCGGGGAACCCGGTGTTCCTTAGACAGAGTAATGAGTTACTCTAAAGACATGCATGACCTCTCCCGTGGCGACGACG
The Streptomyces sp. NBC_00091 genome window above contains:
- a CDS encoding NCS2 family permease; this translates as MSTSAPAAAPTTGLDRYFKISERGSTVAREVRGGFATFFAMAYIIVLNPIILGSAKDMYGHQLDGGQLVTATVLTAAFSTLLMGVIGNVPIALAAGLGVNTVVALQLAPRMSWPDAMGMVVLAGFVVMLLVATGLRERVMNAVPAGLRKGIAIGIGLFIMLIGLVDAGFVTRIPDAAHTTVPLQLGGNGHLHGWPVLIFVVGVLLTLALLIRKTPGAILISIVVMTVIAVAVQLIVDLPDLAWGLTVPQWPGNPVAAPDFGLVGEVSLFGGFDKVGLLTGLLFVFTVLLSCFFDAMGTILGVGDEAKLTKPDGTFPGINRVLLVDGLAVASGGATSSSATTCFVESTAGVGEGARTGLANVVTGGLFAVSLFLTPLATMVPSQAATPALVAVGFLILAGSVKDIDWSDFTIAVPAFMAMVMMPFTYSITNGIGIGFVSFCVLRLATGRGREVPAAMYAVSAVFVFYYAMPALGLT